The sequence below is a genomic window from Betaproteobacteria bacterium.
TGGATCTCTCCCGCCAGCGCACCATCACCGTCCTGGACCAGAAGCAGGAAAGCACCCGCCTCGACCTGAACTACCGCCCGATCAAGCGCTTCGAGATCGGCGCCTCCGCCACCCACTCCCGTTCGACAGCCTTGCTGCGGCCCAACGGAACGACGGAAATCGAGGCGAACTCGGGCAACTACTACGAATTGGGCGGCCGCCTCTTCTTCGACTGACGGATACGCCCCCTCCTGCAGCGTCTAGCCAAGGGGTTCCGTTCGGCATAAAATGGGCCAAGAATACCAATCGTCATAACCAGGGAGTACAGCCATGGCATCAAGCAAGCTCTGGGGGGCGCTATGCCTCCTTGCCACCGTCACCACCGGCACCTGGGGTGCCGACCCGGTGCGCATCGCCGTCACCGGCCCCTACAGCGGGCCGTCGGCCCCCATGGGCCAGTCCATGCTGGCGGGGGTGAAGCTCGCGGCGGATGAAATCAATCTGGGGGGCGGCCTGTTCGGACGCCCCCTCGAACTGGTCATCAAGGACGACAAGGGCGATCCCGAGACCGCCAAGCAGGTGTCCACCGAGGCGGTGCGCCAGGACAAAGTGGTCGCCGCCGTAGGCTTCATCAACACCGGCGTCGCCCTCGCCGCTCAGAAGATCTACCAGGACGCCCGCGTCCCGGTCATCAACAACGTGGCCACCGGAGTGAAGGTCACCCGCCAGTTCATTGCGCCGGAGCACAAGGAAAACTATATCTTCCGCAATTCCGCCGCCGACGGCATCCAGGCCGCCGCCGTGGTGCGCGACGCGGTAGACAGGCGCAAGTTCCAGAAGCTCGCCATCTTCCACGATTCGACCCCCTACGGGGAGTTCGGCAAGGACCAGCTGATCGCCGAGCTGGCTCGCCACCAGATCAAGCCAGTCTTCGTCGGGCGCTTCGCCCCGGGGACGGCGGACATGAGCAGCCTCCTGAAGGAAGCCCGTGGCGCCGGCGCCCAGGCCCTGCTCACCTACGCCCTGGGGCCTGATCTCGCCGCCATCGCCAACGAGCGCGCTCGCCTGGCCTGGCCGGTACCCATGATCGGCAGCTGGACCCTGTCCCTGCCCAATTTCCTCGAAGCCGCCGGCAAGAACGCCGAGGGGGCCCGCATGCCCCAGACCTTCATCGAGGAAGCCAACAATTCCCGCCGCACCGGCTTCATTTCCGCCTACCACGCCGCCAACAAGACCAAGCGCATTCCCTCGGCCGTCTCCGCCGCCCAGGGCTACGATTCGCTCTATCTGCTGGTTTCCGCCATGTTCCAGGCGGCGGACACCGACGGCGCCAAGGTGCGGGCCGCCCTGGAGAATCTGGCCAAGCCGGTGTACGGCGTGGTCACGGTGTACGACCGCCCCTTCACCGCAGACGACCACGAGGCCATTTCCGACAACATGGTCTTCATGGGCGAAGTGAAAAACGGCCGCATCGTCTACGCCTACTCGGACGAGGAACGCCGCAGCCTGGTGACCCAGAAGAAGGAACGCCGCTGATCGGCAGCGGGGCCCGGGCGGTCAGAGTCTGAGAATTCTTCCGGCGCGCCGCTCGGGGGCGCCAGAAATTTTCACCGGCTCTCAGACAAGACGGCCGCCGGCCAGCCGCAGACGGCGGTCGCAGCGGGAGGCGATGGCCTCGTCGTGGGTGACCAGGATGAGGGTGGTGCCCTGGCGAGCGTTCAAGTCGAACATCAGATCGATGATCTGCGCGCCGGTGGCGGCGTCGAGATTGCCGGTGGGCTCGTCGGCCAGCACCAGGCGTGGCCCCGGGGCAAAGGCCCGGGCCAGGGCGACCCGCTGCTGCTCGCCGCCACTCAGGTGGCGTGGCGCGTGCCCTTCCCGCTCGGCCAACCCCACGCGAGCGAGCCATTCTCGGGCGATCGCCGTAGCCCCGGGTGTCCCGGCCAGTTCCAGGGGAACCATGACGTTCTCCAGGGCCGTCAGGGAGGGCAGGAGCTGGAAGGACTGGAAGACGAAGCCCAGGAGCCGACC
It includes:
- a CDS encoding ABC transporter substrate-binding protein, with translation MASSKLWGALCLLATVTTGTWGADPVRIAVTGPYSGPSAPMGQSMLAGVKLAADEINLGGGLFGRPLELVIKDDKGDPETAKQVSTEAVRQDKVVAAVGFINTGVALAAQKIYQDARVPVINNVATGVKVTRQFIAPEHKENYIFRNSAADGIQAAAVVRDAVDRRKFQKLAIFHDSTPYGEFGKDQLIAELARHQIKPVFVGRFAPGTADMSSLLKEARGAGAQALLTYALGPDLAAIANERARLAWPVPMIGSWTLSLPNFLEAAGKNAEGARMPQTFIEEANNSRRTGFISAYHAANKTKRIPSAVSAAQGYDSLYLLVSAMFQAADTDGAKVRAALENLAKPVYGVVTVYDRPFTADDHEAISDNMVFMGEVKNGRIVYAYSDEERRSLVTQKKERR
- a CDS encoding ATP-binding cassette domain-containing protein — translated: MVEAAGLGRTVDGGGRPLAILQDISFTVMAGESVAVVGASGSGKSTLLGLLAGLDLPSAGSVVLDGTKLGALDEDARALLRGRLLGFVFQSFQLLPSLTALENVMVPLELAGTPGATAIAREWLARVGLAEREGHAPRHLSGGEQQRVALARAFAPGPRLVLADEPTGNLDAATGAQIIDLMFDLNARQGTTLILVTHDEAIASRCDRRLRLAGGRLV